ACTTATAACCAAGTTCCAGAACCGTGAACGAATATTTTCAAGGGAAATGAAAAGGTGGACTGTAATTCAAAAATTATTCCAACGCAGCCGTAATAAATTAATTTCCCTCTCTGGAACATCCGTGTTCATAACAAAACAGCAAAACATAACAAAATCTAAATCTTAAACTGAAACTGTAAACTAAGTCACCTGGCTGTTACCACCTGATAGGTAACTACAATGTTGACATGGTTGAGGCCTGTCGTAAGGTCTCATTCTCACTCATGTCTAAAGTTCTAGTTTTTCCATGTGTTGAAACTGCTCCGCTCTCCTAGTGTTGGAAGTATGAGTAAAAAAAACGAAGAGACAAAACAAAAGTGATCCAAGATGAAGAGTTCCATGCCAAATAAGatctaattttattttatttacttgaTTAAGCTTTTCAAGTTGATCATCTTGACAATTTCAATTTGTTTTCAAGTGTGATTTGTGTAAATAAGTTGAGATATTTAAGTGTCTGTTCTGGAAGGTTTTTTGTTCATTGTATTTATAATCTCAGTCAGATGGCTGCTGTTAAGATCACCTGGGATGCTTTACTTTAGTTGAACGTACTATTTAGTGAAATTCAGCAGTTGTCTGGTTTGCATCTGGGAAAAACCAAAAGGAACTACCTGCTCTAATGTACTTGTCATGGTCCACTTCAAACTAATGAACTGGTAGCTTATTTATATCTACAGTTAAAAAAGCATTCTGCCAGTCAAGAGCCAAGAATTGATCACAAACTATATGCACAACAATACATAGCTGTAAAAAGATTATTCTGTCTATCCCCAGCCGGAGAAGGCATTGAGTTTCATTATGTCAATGCAGTTTACTCTTGTCAGCTTCACGGTGTTCTTGAAATCACTTAGCAATAGCATCTGCCTGAGCTGCTAAATGTGCAATAGTTACATGTATTGTTCATAGTGCATGCATGTACATGTTGGATTTCTATGAAGTATGTTGTCAGTATTAATGACCGAGCCGGTCCTTCCCTGGTTAATGTCCTTAACTTCATTAGTGGGTTTAACTCAACCCCAGAGTTGTAGCAGACTCACCATATCACTACACGTTTCTTTCGcccgttctgattggctgtccttTAGCAGAGTGGTCAAAAGAGGAAATTGTTATCAGCCTGAGGCCATGTGGAATGGGTGGTAGAGATAACTCTAAAATTGTTCAGAAAATGTGATTAGACGTACTTTGTATTTGAATCTTTTCTGTATTTAGAGATCCACCTTCGTTTATTGAGAATCCCCTTGTTTTTTGTGTACATCTTGATATCCTTCTAAGCCAGAAGGAAACTGCTGTGAGATCTACATCTCCTTACATGACCCCCAGGCACTGAGGCCTTCAGTGACATGTCACGTCCTAATGGGGTTTAAGACAAGCAAACGTCAAACTCAAATGTTTGTATGCGTTTGCCTTGTGTCAGTCATTGTTTCATTCCACCTCCTGTAGAACATGGCTGATGCAACTCAGAATTTGTATCGTTCGGAGCATCGTATGGGCCGGTTTGTTTCAAATGAATTCTTAAAGGCTCAGAAAGCTGTTTATTTTCATTCTTTCTGATTTACTAATTTGTTCAGTTTCTTGTGCGGCATGGCCTTGGTAAATGGTGATGTTTCTCAGGCCAGTAAAGCCACTGAACAACCACACCGTGCCTTGTTAATCATGGGATAGGGTTAATCCTGGAGAGGTACTGTCTCAAAAAACTACTTGACAAAAGTGATCCCATCCAATCATTTTGTGCAGTGATTGAGATAACTCACAACAGAGATAGGTGTGTATTACGGAATACAGGGAAGTACACCTGGAGGAAATGTGCTTTGTTCCTCCTTACTGTTGAATTTAATtgacttttttgtttttggtgagtcccatgtgtgtctgtttgtgtgtgtgtgtgtggtccctaATGACCAAGAAAGCATGACACATTTTGTCATTTCTATATGTAGCTTACTTCCGTGTGGGGGGGCTTTCAAAGTGAATCAAAACTGCTTCCTGAATCGACAATGTTGAAGGGATATCCCCCCCCATAACCGAAGAGGAAAGCGGATGGTGTGTTGTATTTATTGATACACAAAGGTGTGAGCTGGCTGGCATTCAGTGTAGCTGCTTCGCCTATAGCACCGTATCCATCTGCATGGTTCACTGATCAGCTGCTAGTTTATTCGGCCGCTAGATTGATGTTGTGGCTAGGTCCGATCTGTGTTCAGGGCCTTGACTGGCTAGGCCTAGGCCATGGCTTCCTATCTGAACATGACCTGgttttaaaaaacacaaagtaGCTCTTTGTCTTGTGTTCTGTCCGCTACGGGTAGAAAGTGACTTGAGCTGTTACTGCCAGGGATGTACATGAGTTAAGTAGGCCCATCCTCAATAGTGACCTCTTGATACATTTCTGTCTTTTATTACAGCAGACCTCGGTTCATATATATTGGGCGCTGTTGCCTCATCTTCCTTTGCCCGGCACTTGTACAAAAAGGcttgagagaaaataattaacaTTTCCCTTGTTGAATCTTTCTGTAGGAAGCTGTTTAAGTAAGGCAGTTAAATTCAAAGTAATTAAGTCAAATTCAAAATAGGTGTATACATTGGTTCGGTTAATATGCTGTAGCGGGAAACCACTTTGAAGTATCGTCTTTTTCTTTCATGATTCAGATATGTTCTTGTTTTCCAGTTATGTAGCATGTTTTGTATCTGAACCAATCAAGAACACGATGTACTTCCGTCCGCATCTTTCTCTTGCCCTTTCTGCCTTCTTAGAAATGTCATCATGCTGAATTTGTAATAAAGGACAAGTTCGGATTTTCTAAATGATCATGTCGTGTTTTTAAAGTAGAACCCAATTAGCAGTCCAACTAAAGTATGGTTACTTCGTTGTAGACTAATTAAACGACCAAAGATTTTTGTAAAAGCCCTGATTAAAACCACTTATTTGAGGGAGGCTATTCGGCATGCACCATGTATTGTACCCATTGCCTTAAGTGCTTTTAGAAACAATGCAGTGAAAAACAAGACATGTTACTGAATTTGAATGTCTTGAATTATTATACTATTTGTAACTATATAGTGCTTCATATATAGAAatacatatgctgtttaagtaAAGAGGAcgtttattacattttaaacatagAAAAATGCAGAAATTGAGAACAAAAACATTCATTTCAAGAAACGGACAACCGTCAGAGATTTCGCCATGCTTTAAAAGGCACTTCTTTAGAGATCATTCTGGAAATGTTACAAGAAAATGGTTCATGGTGATTCAATCAAGTCAAAAAAGACTAAAGATGTTGTCCATGTTTAGCACAGTAAGCTCTGACGTTTAGGAATTGTGGAATGGAGTAACTGAAAAATCTCGCATGACTAAATGCAAGCAGTGCAGAATGTAGTTCGATGATAACCAACGCTAGGTTAGAAGAATAAGAAAGCCAAAGAAACAAAACGATATCCAATTGTGTCCCGTAGAACATATATGCAGGACGATCAGCAATATATTACTTTCATCAAAACCTTTCCCAATCACTGCTACAGTGAGTTGACAGTTGCAAAATATTTTTAttctgcataaaaaaaaaatcccaaaagAAGTTAAATATAAATCAAGATTATGTTAGTCGGGCTACCATGCTTTATTCATAAAATAATCCCACTTGAATTTGAACAAAGGAAATGTTTTGAATTGCGTTTTGGATCATTTTTATTCCGGTCCAGATAAGGCACTTATTCGATAAGTTATCTGCATAATTGGACTGTATTCAAGTTAAGAGTCTTCTACGTTGATTATGCTTGCTATGTCTCTCTGGGACCACTGTGGGCAGAGCTAAAGCCCCAAGAATCCTAGACTTCTATACGGAAATACACCCTAAGCCAAAGGGtcaaacagtaaacacagtgAGTTAAACacccagagagagggcgagagaacaTGGAGGCAAGAGGTACAAATCACAAACATAGTATAGAAGGAAAATATTCACAACTGCCACAGGGATGGGGAATCAAGGGGGGGGGTCATAATTCAACCGAGCTGGTCTGTCAGAGAAAAGACATAACGGCGAGCTCGTCATTTGACCTGGAGGAAGATCACCTCAGTCCGAGTCTTCGTCGTCCAGGTACTCCTCTGCGTTGCTATGCGAGCGCGTGATGTCTGAAACACCAACCACAGAATGGAGTTAAGCTCTGCACTAGAGATCTGGTTGCTATAAATTTTTTGCAGCGGTTAATACTGTATCTTATATCTTATTACAGTTTTACATTTGGTTATAATTCTCACTAAGTGACGCAAAGTggaaatcttaaaaaaaaaacgtaaataAATGCCTGTTAGGACTATCTTTCGCCTTAAGGTTAGTTTCCCCAACAGAGAATGAAAGTAAATCTACAAGATGGTCACTTTAACGAGTTAAtatctaataaaatattataaacATTATGAATGATTCCTCTTTGGAACCGCTTTGTGTGACTTCCTTTCAGACCAAGCGTGAATTTAAATAGAAGGTAGcctttttttctgatttttttttcataacaagGCTGACCCCTGTTGGCCAAATATACGTACTGCCTCCTTGTTTCCTCTTGATCAACGAGGCACATTGAGCGTTGGTGGCCATCTCCAGCGCCAGCTTGTTCTCGTTGTTCTTGACGTCTGTCCTTGAATCTggaacacacaatcacagagtCACTCACCCTGAGCAGTGCATTGAGCTGCATTTGCAGAGAACGAAATAGGACAAACATCAAGGTGAAAAGAAAACAACTCACCCTTGTTGAGCAGCATTTCTACGATGTCAGAGTATCCTTTCCAGGCTGCAGCATGGAGGGGAGTGTCCCCCAGTTTGTTCtacaacacacaaaaagatcAGAAACATACTCATGGATTCAGGTTAGCGCTGACTTGTAACATGTGATATGAAACAGCAGAGTAAATACATAGCAGTCTTCATCGTCTGCAAGTAAAAACCCACTAACagcattttgtttatattagcttacacacacacacacacacacacacacacacacacacacacacacacacacacacacacacacacacacacacacacacacacgcgggggTCTGACCTGCTGGTTGAGCTCTACGTTTGGGTGTCCCAGCAACAGCTCCACCACATCTGGAAAATAGAAACCGTCCTCTAATCACATGCTTACAATTATACATCCAATAATGGACCGGAAACGCAATGTAGCAAGCTACCCAGGTTTAATGACAGTGGTTTGGGTTTAAaagacccaaacaaacacactgttgACATCTTAGCTCCAACGTCTGGTTCCGATATACAAATTGAAACAGTGTGTATTGTCAGTGAACTAGGGCTACCTCCATGCACTCCATGACCTACCTCTATGTCCACCGTGACAACCCCAGTAGAGGGCCGTGTTCCCAGCCTTGTCCAGTCCATTGATGCCCACCTTGTTCTCCAGACATTCTCGCAGCCAGCTCAGAttgcctacacatacacacacgcacacacacccacacacacaatgaggtgGCTCAAATCAGAACAAAACAGGAGAATAGAATAGAAGGACATGAATAAATAGGAACAGACTCCTTTCTGGACTTGCCTCTCTTGGCTGCTTCATGCATCGGGTTGTCGATAGATTCCGCCTGCTCAGCAACTGTAGATGAGGTCAAATAGTACTTGTGGATGTGAataatgaaagaaaacaaacggCCACACCTCatttcaaaatacatttttcatgacAAGTTCGCTACTCACCGTAGTTACTGGGGATGAGTCCTGTTCGTCCCCTGCATGTCCCCTTCCACCAATGACTGTCACTCTGAgtatgacacatacacacacacaaacgtcagGTCCCATTGGCCAGCTCATGGTTTGCAACAACAGCAGGTGGTTCAATAGAGAAGTTATCAAGCTGGTGCAGTTTTATAATCATAAAACATTCACATCAAGTTTTGTAGTCTAAATGAATTGGATATGCCCTAAAATGGTCCAAATAGGAAATTTTAATGACATTTGAAACGTATATATACTCTCACATCAATGCAGATACCTAAAGAGATACAGACACATGGACAGGCAGACAGTTGTAGTGTTTTAACTTACAGTGTCAGAGATATACAATATATCTCCTTCTTCAAAGTACAGCTCATCAGGCTGCGAAAACAAACAAGAGAAACAAAAAATGTTGTGCGTGGAGGTATATGCAGATCCTTTTTCCAATGTTTTTGCAGAAGTGCAGACCCAAAAGTCTTCCATTCACCAGTTTTACCAGTTATTCAATTTGGCACAGTTATTTTAATTGATTTGCGTTCGCCTGTTAATAGTTATCAATAAACACATTCAGTTTTCATATATGGTTGACTGAATAAGCTCTGTGAATTTTCATCCACTACAATTATGTAACTAATATAACCACTGAGTGATGACAATGTATAACTTCTCAATAAGGCCAAATAGAACTGTGTTGGGGAAGGAAATGAAACAGAAATAGATGAACGCAACCGAAAGTCATTAATAATTATCTTGACATTTTTACTCACAGTTCTGGGGTCAAAGGTGAACATTGCTCTGAACACCTTTACTTGGCCTGAAGGAAAACAGATGTTGATTAGTTATGACACTACACATCACCATGTGGTGAATGCCAGCAGAGATGTACAAAGTAAcgtgggttcaaaccccaatatCCACAGTCCAGTAAACTATGTTCACCAAGTTGcctttgataaaaaaaacatctggTAAATAAATGACGAGTAAACGGTTAATGTTATTTTGCGAGGGTGTATTCCCGCACATATATCCACCATATCTTAACAAACACAGCTGGAAACATTTGTGGCAAATGAACAATCCCTTGGGCTTGGGAGTTGTCCTACAAATATCCAGTTGGGTGCATTAAATAAAACCCCAACTCTAATGTGAGACTGATCAATATAGAGCAGCGTCTAATCAATGTGTTACACAatggtctacacacacacacacacacacacacacacacacacacacacacacacacacacacacacacacacacacacacacacacacacacacacacacacacacacacacacacacacacacactcctggttTTTTTAGGCCTGTGGAGGTTGCCCTTGGGGTTTCTAATGACatgttgtggaggaggaggcagtaCAGCTCTGTCTGGAATGCCACACGAGTGGCTGGCTGTGTTTGTGGCATGCTGAACGTCCCCCAACACACATTGAAGACAGGGAGAAAATATTTTTGGTTTAATGTACTATAACAAAACTAAATGCTCAAAGTTAATGGCTGCTATAAGCACATTCAAAAAGATAACATATCAAAGCCATGTTAGGGACGTGTGCTATGCAACAAGTTCCAAGTGCAATTCAGCTTCCATACACTCATTGAACAAAGTGACAGATTTCAAGGGGGCTGGTTTTTGCAGAACAAGATTTTCCATCAACAGAAAATGTAAGCAGAAATAGTTCACATTGCAGGCTTTGTCACCTACTACAGCATTCACAATTTAAACTTACAGAAACACATATTGTCGTCAGTCATGCTGCCGCTTCAATATGTTGGGAAGCCCTAGTTACGGCCTACATGGTGTGCTTGGTTGGTCGGTTTAAATGTAACTGCCATTATAAACAAGTGCCCTCTATAAGTAAGACTTCTCTAGAGCGGGAGAGTAGGTAGCCAGACAGTATCCTGGCCCAGCCCAGAAGTGTTTATTCATTCTAGCCCACATGTTGGGACACACCACGTCTGCAGAGTCCCACAGAACAAACGCCCCGCAGTAGTGTAGTGGAATCAGGGGGTCTGTCTAGGGGGCGGGACAAGCCTAGCTCCGTTCCACATTGCCGGGGAAGTCTGCGCTACACGTCTTGTCATGTCCCGCTGAATACACAGAGGCCTGTGCTAACTAGCCCAGGTTTAGAAGCGTCGCTCCATTCTGGTACTGAAGCTCTGCTCTGCCCATAGATCTAAATGGCTCCcttgtgcgtctgtgttggCTATTTTGTATGTTTTGGTTGGTTTTGTTATTCAGTGTTGGTCCTACACTTGCAGAAACTGCAAGTGTTGACCCGTGAGGGACTTCACACATCTCTCTTGACACATACAAAAAGCACATATACAAAATACTAAAGAATAAAATACACTCACCTGAAATTACAAGATAAATAAATGGGCAATTATTAAATCCACCCaatgaatcaaataaaaaagaacagtacACTCTGTAGCATTACCAACAACACACAACGCAATGAGGTGGGTAAAGATTGCCAGCAAACAGTAACATTTGTTTGCCTGTAATTCGCAGCTTAGCTCCAGAACTGAATCATAAGAGTtatatttgtttatatgctCCAGAGTCTGCGAATGATTGCGTATTGGAAGTTCTGGCA
Above is a genomic segment from Gadus morhua chromosome 6, gadMor3.0, whole genome shotgun sequence containing:
- the ostf1 gene encoding osteoclast-stimulating factor 1; translation: MDVGENTVDRTWRMRTRHLSVNSRLSTSSLSEKVHSLTVIDYIRSTHVYREFVIYTMSKPPPKPAKPGQVKVFRAMFTFDPRTPDELYFEEGDILYISDTSDSHWWKGTCRGRTGLIPSNYVAEQAESIDNPMHEAAKRGNLSWLRECLENKVGINGLDKAGNTALYWGCHGGHRDVVELLLGHPNVELNQQNKLGDTPLHAAAWKGYSDIVEMLLNKDSRTDVKNNENKLALEMATNAQCASLIKRKQGGNITRSHSNAEEYLDDEDSD